The genomic stretch CACACATGTCTATTGAACACACCCTCCTTCCGACAGAAGACGTGCCTGCAAACGTGCGCGGCAAAGTCTTTATCGAAACCCACGGTTGCCAGATGAACGAGTACGATTCGGCGAAAATGGCCGACGTTCTGGCAAAGCACGAGGGTTTGGAGCTCACCCAAGACATCGCCGAGGCGGATGTCATCCTGGTCAATACCTGTTCCATTCGAGAAAAGGCGCAGGAAAAGGTGTTCAGCCAGCTGGGGCGCTGGAAGGAATTCAAGAAGGGTGGCAAGCCGGTGATGATCGGCGTCGGTGGCTGCGTGGCCTCGCAGGAAGGCGCCGGCATTGTGAAGCGCGCACCCTTTGTCGATCTGGTGTTCGGACCACAAACCTTGCATCGCTTGCCTGAGATGTTGCGCGCACGTCGCGAATCGGGCCAAGCGCAAGTGGATATCAGCTTCCCCGAAATCGAAAAGTTTGATGCGCTGCCCGAACCGCGCGCAGATGGACCCACCGCCTTCGTGTCGATCATGGAAGGCTGTTCCAAATATTGTTCGTTCTGCGTGGTGCCTTACACCCGCGGTGAAGAAGTCAGCCGTCCCTTTGAAGACGTCTTGGTCGAAGTCGTGCAGTTGGCCGAACAAGGCGTGCGTGAAATCAATTTGCTGGGACAAAACGTCAATGCCTATCGCGGGCCGATGGACGACGCGGGGCAAGTGGCCGATCTTGCGGTCTTGATTCGTACGATCGCTGAAATTGACGGCGTTGATCGCATTCGCTTCACCACGTCGCATCCGCTTGAATTCAGCGACAGTTTGATCGACGCATATCGCGATGTGCCGGCGCTCGCGAATTATTTGCACCTACCCGTGCAGTCGGGGAGCGATCGCGTCTTGGCTGCAATGAAGCGCGGCTACACCAGTCTTGAATTCAAACAAAAGATTCGCAAGTTGCGCGCAGTGCGCCCTGACATTTCGATTTCGTCAGATTTCATTGTCGGCTTCCCGGGCGAGAGCGATGCGGATTTTGAAAAGACCATGAAACTGATTGAAGACGTTGGCTTCGATCAAAGCTACAGCTTCATCTATTCGCGTCGCCCGGGCACACCTGCGGCTGACTTGCAAGATGATGTGACTGAAGAAGTGAAGCACGCGCGCTTGTCGCGCTTGCAATCGCATATCAATGCGCACTCGTTCGAGATTTCCAAGTCAATGGTTGGCAGCATTCAACGCATCCTCGTCACGGGTGTGTCACGCAAAGATGCGAACGAGCTGACAGGCAAGACCGAAAACATGCGTCAAGTAAATTTCGCTGGAAACCCGCGTTTAATAGGCGGTTTCGTTGATGTTGAAATTACAGATGCATTGACGAACTCACTGCGCGGCCGCGTCGTCACCGCGTAATCAACGTTCCGAATGACCCGCGTGATAATAATCGCGCGCACGCAAAGCATCGGGCTTGATCAAGTCGACAAACGCGCGTGCTTGCGGCGATAAGTATTTGCCTTTGCGCAAGACGACACCATAGGTACGCGACGGAAAATACGTCGCCAAAGATCGCGTCACCAAACGCTCGCGGTCTTGAGGTGTCAGGCAAATCGAAGTCACGATACTGATGCCTTGTCCCATCGCGACATACTGCTTGATGATTTCCCAACCGCCCACTTCCAAAGCCACGCTATAGGGCACGCGCGCACGTTGGAACACCAGGTCTACGAATCGGTAGGTTGTGAGTCGCTGCGGCGGCAAGATCAAACCGTGTGGGGACAAATCAGACAGGGTGATTTCGGGCAGTTCTGCCAATGGGTGACCGACTGGCATGATCAAAGTGGGCTCGAACGTGTACGCAGGTTCGTAACGAATGTCATTGGGCACGTCGAGCATGGACCCTACCGCCAAATCGACCTTGTCTGCGCGCAGCAATTCGAGTCCACCTGCGCCAGTGACGTTGTGCAAACTCAATCGCACTGTCGGGTTGGCTTGCTTGAATGCAGACACGATCGGCGGCAGCAAATGCAAGATCGTCGACGTGCCTGCTGCAATGTGCAGCTCGCCCGCGTCGCTGCCTTGCAATGCGTTTTGGAAGTTCGTATGCAGCGCATCGAACCCTTCGACCAGCGGTGCGACTTGATCGAATAGCAGTTGGCCTTCATGGGTCAATTCCAGCCGACGACCGCGTCGATGAAACAGCACCGCGCCGAACTCTCGCTCCAATGCCTGAATCTGCAAACTCACCGCCGGCTGGCTCAAAAACAGCGCCTCACCCGCGCGCGACATCGAGCCCAGACGCGCCACCTGACAAAACGCCTTCAGCGGTTTAAGGCGGCTGCCTTTATAGGAAAAGCGGGGCGCGATCTCGGGACGCTTTGCCATGCGGCTGTCTCATGTATTTGTTTTTTTAATATAAAGCATTGACAACTTTGCATTGCAAAATACTATTCGCAGCCGGATGGTGGGTTTGCAGCAGTTCGCTGCGCCCTCCGCCAGAACCATGTCAGCTCAGCTTCAAAACTCGGCCGCCCTGCCGCCCCGCTTGACCCAAACCCTGCCCGACCAAGACGGCGTGCTGGACGACAGCACCCTGGTCTTCTTGGCCTCGCTGCACCACGCCTTCGACACTTCGCGTAGAACCCTGATGGCGCAGCGCCAAAAGCGCCAGGCCCAGTTCGACGCCGGCGCCCTGCCGAACTTCCGTCCGGACACCCGTCAGATCCGCATGTCCGATTGGCGTGTCGCGCCCATTCCTGAAGCGCTGCGTAGACGCCAAGTGGAAATCACCGGCCCCGTCGATCCGAAAATGGTCATCAACGCCTTGAACTCAGGCGCCGACTGCTTCATGGCCGATTTCGAAGACAGCACGTCGCCGGCTTGGGCGCGCTTGATCGAAGGTCAACGCGCCTTGCGCGACGCCGTCAACGGCACCCTCGCCTTTCGCGGCGTCAACGGCAAGTCATACCAATTGGTGCCGGAAGCAGATCGCGCCGTCTTGATAGTGCGTCCGCGAGGCTGGCACCTGGAAGAGAAGCATGTGCGTTTCGCTGCAGACGCCATGTCTGCGGCCTTGTTCGACTTCGGGGTGTTTGTGCATCACAACGCACACGCCTTGGCGAACAAAGACCGCGGCCCCTACTTCTACCTGCCAAAACTGCAGTCAATGGAAGAAGCTGCGCTTTGGGAATCCGTGATGGCATTCGCCGAGTCCGCCCTTGGCTTGCCGCACGGCACGATGAAAGTGACGGTCTTGATTGAAACGCTGCCTGCAGCGTTCGAAATGGACGAAATACTGCACGCCTTGCGCCATCGCATCGTCGGCCTCAACTGCGGACGTTGGGATTACATCTTTTCGTACATCAAAACGCTGCGCATGCATCGCGACCGCATCTTGCCTGAGCGCGGTCAAGTCACGATGGTGCAGCCCTTCTTGAAGGCCTACTCCGAACTCTTGATCAAGACGTGTCATCGCCGCGGCGCATTTGCGATGGGCGGCATGGCCGCACAGGTGCCGATCAATGATGACCCGGCCGCCAATGCCGGCGCCATGGCAAAAGTACGCGACGACAAATTGCGCGAAGCGCGCGCCGGCCATGACGGCACTTGGGTTGCACATCCGGGCCTCATATCAATTGCACAACAGGCGTTCGCCGAAACCACGTCTGCAGACAACCAGCTCGACGTATTGCGCGATGACGTCAATGTCGGCGCAAGTGAGTTGCTAAAGCCGAGCCTCGGCACCATTACGCGCGCCGGATTCGACGGCAATGTCGAGGTGTGCATTCGATACCTTGCTGCGTGGCTGTCTGGCAATGGCTGCGTACCGATCCACCATTTGATGGAAGACGCTGCGACCGCCGAAATTGCCCGTGCGCAGTTGTGGCAATGGATTCATCACGGCGGCCTACAGTTAGACGATGGCCGCGCCATCGACTTCGACTTGTTGGAATGCGCCTTGATTGGCCTGCCTTCTCGCTTGGTTGCCGGCAATGCGATTGGTGCCGAATTCATCGATCAAGCCATCGCGCTGCTACTTGAACTCACCCACGCAAGCACCTTGGCCGACTTCCTGACCGTGCCGGCCTACGAATACCTCGATTGACCCTCACACCCGCAAACACCCACACCCTCAAACCAAAGGAAACCGCCATGACGAACACCTTGCCAAATGCAGAAGCACTACAGAAAGATTGGGATACGAATCCGCGCTGGGCCGGTGTGCGCCGTGATTACAGCGCCGCAGACGTCGTCAGACTGCGCGGCACCGTGCACGTTGAACATTCCATCGCACGTCTTGGCGCGGACAAGCTTTGGCGTTCGCTGCACGCGTCAGATTTCGTCAATGCGTTGGGTGCGTTGACGGGCAACCAAGCGATGCAACAAGTGAAAGCCGGTTTGAAAGCAATTTACCTCTCTGGCTGGCAAGTCGCTGCCGATGCCAACCTGGCGGGCGAGATGTATCCGGACCAATCGCTTTACCCAGCGAACTCCGTGCCGCAAGTGGTGAAGCGCATCAACAACACCTTGCTGCGTGCAGATCAACTGACGCATGCCGAAGGTGACAACAGCATCGATTACTTGCAACCGATCGTGGCAGATGCAGAAGCAGGTTTCGGCGGTGTTTTGAACGCCTACGAATTGATGAAAGCCATGATCGAAGCCGGTGCCGCAGGCGTGCATTTCGAAGACCAATTGGCATCGGTGAAGAAGTGCGGTCACATGGGCGGCAAGGTGTTGGTGCCGACACGCGAAGCGATCGAAAAGTTGACGGCCGCACGCTTGGCTGCCGACGTGATGGGTGTGCCGACTTTGATCGTGGCACGCACGGATGCGGAAGCCGCAGATTTGCTAACCAGTGATGTAGATGACAATGACAAGCCGTTCTGCACCGGTGAACGCACAGTTGAGGGCTTCTACAAGACCGACAAAGGCCTTGACCAAGCCATCAGCCGCGGGCTTGCGTACGCACCTTATGCAGATTTGGTGTGGTGCGAAACCGGCAAGCCGGATCTGGAATTCGCACGTAAGTTTGCCGAAGCTATTCATGCGAAGTACCCGGGCAAACTCTTGGCCTACAACTGCTCTCCCAGCTTCAATTGGAAGAAGAATCTGGATGACGACACCATCGCCAAATTCCAAAAGGAAATCGCGCGCTATGGCTACAAGTTCCAGTTCATCACCTTGGCCGGTTTCCATAGCTTGAATTACGGCATGTTCAACTTGGCGCGTGGTTATGCTGAGCGTCAAATGAGCGCCTTTGTCGAGCTTCAAGAAGCAGAATTTGCAGCGGCCGAACACGGCTTCACGGCAGTCAAA from Lysobacter sp. HDW10 encodes the following:
- the aceA gene encoding isocitrate lyase; translation: MTNTLPNAEALQKDWDTNPRWAGVRRDYSAADVVRLRGTVHVEHSIARLGADKLWRSLHASDFVNALGALTGNQAMQQVKAGLKAIYLSGWQVAADANLAGEMYPDQSLYPANSVPQVVKRINNTLLRADQLTHAEGDNSIDYLQPIVADAEAGFGGVLNAYELMKAMIEAGAAGVHFEDQLASVKKCGHMGGKVLVPTREAIEKLTAARLAADVMGVPTLIVARTDAEAADLLTSDVDDNDKPFCTGERTVEGFYKTDKGLDQAISRGLAYAPYADLVWCETGKPDLEFARKFAEAIHAKYPGKLLAYNCSPSFNWKKNLDDDTIAKFQKEIARYGYKFQFITLAGFHSLNYGMFNLARGYAERQMSAFVELQEAEFAAAEHGFTAVKHQREVGTGYFDAVTQTIQGKHSSTVALKGSTEEEQFQREAQAA
- the aceB gene encoding malate synthase A codes for the protein MSAQLQNSAALPPRLTQTLPDQDGVLDDSTLVFLASLHHAFDTSRRTLMAQRQKRQAQFDAGALPNFRPDTRQIRMSDWRVAPIPEALRRRQVEITGPVDPKMVINALNSGADCFMADFEDSTSPAWARLIEGQRALRDAVNGTLAFRGVNGKSYQLVPEADRAVLIVRPRGWHLEEKHVRFAADAMSAALFDFGVFVHHNAHALANKDRGPYFYLPKLQSMEEAALWESVMAFAESALGLPHGTMKVTVLIETLPAAFEMDEILHALRHRIVGLNCGRWDYIFSYIKTLRMHRDRILPERGQVTMVQPFLKAYSELLIKTCHRRGAFAMGGMAAQVPINDDPAANAGAMAKVRDDKLREARAGHDGTWVAHPGLISIAQQAFAETTSADNQLDVLRDDVNVGASELLKPSLGTITRAGFDGNVEVCIRYLAAWLSGNGCVPIHHLMEDAATAEIARAQLWQWIHHGGLQLDDGRAIDFDLLECALIGLPSRLVAGNAIGAEFIDQAIALLLELTHASTLADFLTVPAYEYLD
- the miaB gene encoding tRNA (N6-isopentenyl adenosine(37)-C2)-methylthiotransferase MiaB, whose product is MSIEHTLLPTEDVPANVRGKVFIETHGCQMNEYDSAKMADVLAKHEGLELTQDIAEADVILVNTCSIREKAQEKVFSQLGRWKEFKKGGKPVMIGVGGCVASQEGAGIVKRAPFVDLVFGPQTLHRLPEMLRARRESGQAQVDISFPEIEKFDALPEPRADGPTAFVSIMEGCSKYCSFCVVPYTRGEEVSRPFEDVLVEVVQLAEQGVREINLLGQNVNAYRGPMDDAGQVADLAVLIRTIAEIDGVDRIRFTTSHPLEFSDSLIDAYRDVPALANYLHLPVQSGSDRVLAAMKRGYTSLEFKQKIRKLRAVRPDISISSDFIVGFPGESDADFEKTMKLIEDVGFDQSYSFIYSRRPGTPAADLQDDVTEEVKHARLSRLQSHINAHSFEISKSMVGSIQRILVTGVSRKDANELTGKTENMRQVNFAGNPRLIGGFVDVEITDALTNSLRGRVVTA
- a CDS encoding LysR family transcriptional regulator yields the protein MAKRPEIAPRFSYKGSRLKPLKAFCQVARLGSMSRAGEALFLSQPAVSLQIQALEREFGAVLFHRRGRRLELTHEGQLLFDQVAPLVEGFDALHTNFQNALQGSDAGELHIAAGTSTILHLLPPIVSAFKQANPTVRLSLHNVTGAGGLELLRADKVDLAVGSMLDVPNDIRYEPAYTFEPTLIMPVGHPLAELPEITLSDLSPHGLILPPQRLTTYRFVDLVFQRARVPYSVALEVGGWEIIKQYVAMGQGISIVTSICLTPQDRERLVTRSLATYFPSRTYGVVLRKGKYLSPQARAFVDLIKPDALRARDYYHAGHSER